The Algoriphagus sp. TR-M9 genome has a window encoding:
- a CDS encoding acyl carrier protein produces MSEIAQKVKAIIVDKLGVEESEVTLEASFTNDLGADSLDTVELIMEFEKEFNISIPDDQAEQIGTVGQAVTYLEANVK; encoded by the coding sequence ATGTCTGAAATTGCACAAAAAGTAAAAGCCATCATTGTTGACAAACTTGGCGTAGAAGAGTCTGAAGTAACTCTAGAAGCAAGCTTCACCAATGACCTTGGTGCTGATTCTCTTGATACTGTAGAATTGATTATGGAATTCGAAAAAGAATTCAACATCTCTATTCCAGATGATCAGGCGGAGCAGATCGGTACTGTTGGACAAGCAGTAACCTACTTGGAAGCTAACGTAAAATAA
- the fabF gene encoding beta-ketoacyl-ACP synthase II yields the protein MNLKRVVVTGIGALTPIGNTADEFWTGLANGVSGAAPITKFDASLFKTQFACELKNLDIEQFIDRKEARKMDPFTQYAMISADQAMADSGLDLEKIDTSRAGVIWGSGIGGLKTFQDEVTYFAQGDGTPRFNPFFIPKMIADISAGFISIKYGFRGPNFVTVSACASATNALIDAFTYIRMGKADVFISGGSEAAVTEAGIGGFNAMKALSQRNDSPETASRPFDKDRDGFVLGEGAGALVLEEYEHAKARGAKIYAELVGGGMTADAYHITAPHPEGLGASNVMKIALEDANLKPEEIDYINVHGTSTPLGDVGEIKAIQQIFGEHAYKLNISSTKSMTGHLLGAAGAIEAIACIHALNKGMVPPTINHFTDDESFDPRLNLTFNKAQKRDLNYVLSNTFGFGGHNCSVIFKKYN from the coding sequence ATGAATTTAAAAAGAGTTGTTGTAACAGGTATAGGTGCCCTCACACCAATAGGCAATACCGCAGATGAATTCTGGACGGGACTGGCTAATGGTGTGAGCGGTGCTGCGCCGATTACCAAATTCGACGCATCCCTTTTCAAAACCCAATTTGCCTGCGAGCTAAAAAATCTCGACATAGAGCAATTTATTGATCGAAAGGAAGCTCGAAAAATGGATCCATTCACTCAGTATGCCATGATCTCTGCAGATCAAGCTATGGCAGATTCTGGACTGGATCTTGAAAAAATCGATACATCCAGAGCCGGAGTGATCTGGGGATCAGGAATCGGCGGGTTAAAAACCTTCCAGGACGAAGTGACCTACTTTGCCCAGGGAGATGGCACACCGCGGTTCAATCCTTTCTTTATCCCCAAGATGATCGCTGATATCAGCGCCGGTTTTATATCTATTAAATATGGTTTTCGCGGTCCAAACTTTGTAACAGTTTCTGCCTGCGCCTCCGCCACCAATGCCCTGATTGATGCATTTACTTACATCAGAATGGGCAAAGCAGATGTTTTCATCAGCGGCGGATCCGAAGCGGCAGTGACTGAAGCGGGTATTGGTGGATTCAATGCCATGAAAGCCCTCTCCCAGAGAAATGATTCTCCTGAGACTGCCTCCAGACCTTTTGATAAGGACAGAGACGGTTTTGTATTGGGTGAAGGAGCTGGAGCATTGGTTCTGGAAGAATATGAGCACGCAAAAGCACGCGGAGCCAAAATCTATGCTGAGCTAGTCGGTGGCGGAATGACTGCCGATGCTTACCACATCACTGCACCACATCCGGAAGGACTGGGTGCCAGCAATGTGATGAAAATCGCTTTGGAAGATGCCAATTTGAAACCTGAAGAGATTGATTACATCAATGTCCACGGTACTTCTACACCACTAGGTGATGTAGGAGAAATCAAAGCCATCCAGCAGATTTTCGGAGAGCATGCTTACAAGCTGAACATTAGCAGTACCAAGTCCATGACTGGTCACCTGCTCGGAGCAGCTGGTGCTATAGAAGCTATCGCGTGTATTCATGCATTGAATAAAGGCATGGTGCCTCCTACGATCAATCACTTCACAGATGATGAAAGCTTTGATCCTAGGCTTAATTTGACTTTCAACAAAGCTCAAAAGAGAGATCTTAATTATGTGTTAAGCAATACTTTTGGATTTGGAGGACACAACTGTTCTGTCATTTTCAAGAAGTATAATTAA
- the rnc gene encoding ribonuclease III: MKLLQNLGITNLFLSKKDKRLAASIKLMTGSRPFNLSLYKLALTPSSLGEETSQGFRISNERLEFLGDAILGAVIAEYLFLKFPYRDEGFLTETRSKLVNRETLNSTGIKIGLRKALDLEIGDRNFTANKSLFGDMLEAFLGAIYLDKGYHFTKKFILQRILLHFDVESMISTTTNYKSKIIEWSQKENKEVEYVVLRVNGNQRFKEFIVALMVEGGEVAQGKGSTKKKAEQEASKNACETLNIAT, encoded by the coding sequence TTGAAATTGCTTCAAAACCTCGGAATTACTAATCTCTTCTTGAGTAAAAAAGATAAAAGGCTTGCTGCCTCCATCAAACTGATGACGGGGAGCAGGCCTTTTAATTTATCCCTATACAAGCTGGCACTCACCCCTTCAAGCTTGGGCGAAGAAACCTCCCAAGGATTTCGGATTTCAAATGAACGACTGGAGTTTCTAGGCGATGCCATCTTGGGAGCCGTCATTGCCGAGTATCTCTTTCTCAAATTCCCCTACAGAGATGAGGGTTTTCTTACAGAAACCAGATCCAAACTGGTCAACCGGGAGACCCTTAATTCCACAGGAATAAAAATCGGGCTCAGAAAAGCTTTAGACCTAGAAATAGGCGATAGAAACTTCACCGCAAACAAATCACTTTTCGGTGATATGCTGGAGGCATTTCTAGGCGCCATATACCTGGACAAAGGCTATCATTTTACCAAAAAATTCATCCTGCAACGCATCCTTCTGCACTTCGATGTGGAAAGTATGATCTCCACCACGACGAACTATAAAAGTAAAATCATAGAGTGGTCGCAAAAGGAAAACAAGGAAGTAGAGTACGTAGTACTTCGGGTAAATGGCAATCAGAGGTTTAAAGAGTTTATCGTGGCACTGATGGTCGAAGGTGGTGAAGTAGCGCAAGGAAAAGGCAGTACCAAAAAGAAAGCTGAACAGGAAGCCTCCAAAAATGCCTGCGAAACCTTAAATATTGCCACTTAG
- the nadE gene encoding NAD(+) synthase, with amino-acid sequence MTPIKIAGATVNQTPLDWKGNLNRIIQAIEEAKRQEVEVLCLPELAITGYGSEDLFLSYWYPKKALAQLESLLPHCQHITVAVGLPIRIKEKVYNAVAVIENGVVKGFVAKQFLAIDGVHYEFRWFTPWPANEVTQIDFLGKQVPFGDLTFHHKGMHYGFEICEDAWRGKMRPGYRLQDRKVDLIFNPSASHFAMGKSQLRKELLEESSGIFDCYYCYANLLGNEAGRMIFDGEIMLAKSGELLFRNQLLSFEDVQVKSFYLEPKVQEIAPIQSKNEEFAAASSLALYDYMRKSKSKGFVLSLSGGADSSTIAVLVAEMVNRGVKELGLEKFCQKAGLDYSNNSETDLVGKILTTAYQGTKNSSLDTFESAAYLAKSLGATFYHWEIDEEVKSYTSKIEKAIGRKLTWEHDDITLQNIQARSRAPIIWMLANLNNALLLATSNRSEGDVGYATMDGDTSGSISPIAAVDKYFVLQWLQWAEKELGREGLSKVNSLQPTAELRPLDRTQTDEKDLMPYSIIVEIEKNAIRDRRSPMDVYQILIEEIDIEPVVLKSYIKKFFQLWSRNQWKRERLAPSFHLDEFNVDPKTWYRFPILSGGFTEELELLDQL; translated from the coding sequence ATGACTCCAATCAAAATAGCAGGTGCCACTGTCAACCAGACTCCCCTAGACTGGAAAGGAAATCTCAACCGGATCATACAGGCCATAGAAGAGGCTAAAAGGCAAGAGGTGGAGGTCCTTTGCCTCCCAGAACTGGCTATTACAGGCTATGGTTCTGAAGATCTCTTTTTGAGCTATTGGTATCCCAAAAAAGCACTGGCCCAGCTAGAAAGCTTGCTCCCACACTGCCAGCATATCACCGTAGCTGTAGGACTTCCCATTAGGATCAAAGAGAAGGTCTATAATGCGGTGGCAGTAATTGAAAACGGAGTGGTAAAAGGCTTTGTAGCCAAGCAATTTTTGGCCATTGATGGAGTTCATTATGAGTTCCGCTGGTTTACGCCCTGGCCAGCCAATGAAGTTACCCAGATAGACTTTCTGGGCAAGCAAGTTCCTTTTGGGGATCTGACTTTTCATCACAAAGGCATGCATTATGGGTTTGAAATCTGTGAAGATGCCTGGCGGGGAAAAATGCGCCCGGGATATAGACTTCAGGACCGCAAGGTAGATTTGATATTCAATCCCAGCGCCAGTCATTTTGCGATGGGAAAAAGCCAGCTTCGCAAAGAATTGCTGGAAGAAAGTTCCGGGATCTTTGACTGTTATTATTGCTATGCCAACCTTTTAGGAAATGAAGCAGGCAGGATGATATTTGACGGAGAAATCATGCTTGCTAAATCAGGCGAACTCCTGTTTAGAAACCAATTACTTTCATTTGAAGACGTACAGGTCAAAAGCTTCTACTTGGAACCCAAGGTGCAAGAGATCGCTCCGATCCAAAGTAAAAACGAGGAGTTTGCAGCAGCATCTTCCCTAGCTTTATATGACTACATGCGCAAAAGCAAAAGCAAGGGCTTTGTGCTCTCACTCTCAGGAGGGGCTGATTCCTCGACTATAGCAGTTCTGGTAGCAGAAATGGTCAATCGAGGGGTCAAAGAACTAGGCCTGGAGAAGTTCTGCCAAAAAGCAGGGCTTGATTATTCTAACAATTCTGAAACAGATTTAGTAGGGAAAATTCTTACTACTGCTTATCAGGGCACAAAGAACTCTTCCCTTGATACCTTTGAAAGCGCAGCATATCTAGCTAAAAGCCTAGGTGCAACTTTCTACCACTGGGAAATCGATGAGGAGGTCAAGTCCTACACTTCAAAAATAGAGAAAGCCATAGGTAGAAAATTAACCTGGGAACACGACGACATTACCCTTCAGAATATTCAGGCCAGAAGCCGTGCCCCTATCATCTGGATGCTCGCAAATCTGAACAATGCCCTGCTCCTAGCCACCTCCAACAGAAGCGAAGGCGACGTAGGTTATGCCACTATGGATGGAGACACTTCAGGAAGTATTTCACCTATTGCTGCAGTGGACAAGTATTTTGTCCTGCAGTGGCTGCAATGGGCAGAAAAGGAACTGGGTCGGGAAGGGCTATCCAAGGTCAACTCCCTACAACCTACCGCTGAACTGAGGCCTCTGGACCGTACCCAGACCGATGAGAAAGACCTTATGCCTTACTCCATCATCGTGGAAATAGAAAAAAATGCCATTCGCGACCGTAGATCCCCTATGGACGTATATCAGATTCTAATCGAGGAGATCGATATAGAACCGGTGGTATTAAAAAGTTATATCAAAAAATTCTTCCAACTTTGGTCCCGAAACCAATGGAAGCGGGAACGCCTGGCTCCTTCTTTCCACTTGGATGAATTTAATGTGGACCCAAAAACCTGGTACAGATTCCCTATTCTTTCCGGTGGGTTTACTGAAGAATTAGAACTATTAGACCAACTCTAA
- a CDS encoding prolipoprotein diacylglyceryl transferase has protein sequence MLELIMNYIVWDPNPSVIPGWSRPPWYSILFAAGFVISQQFMVHFFKKEGQNPELVDKLTIYMVLATIIGARLGHVLFYEPAKYLSNPIEILKVWEGGLASHGAAFAILFALWLYAKRTPGQSYLWVVDRIVIVTAMTGALIRFGNLMNSEIGGKDTGTDYGIVYAWDTEELLSTLKVPVESIDPYKPDDRASEQVDNGIVPVNIDLKINKGQYELEDLQNTLTRDIKYALTQFASSQEYLAEPVESPLDMAIKDKGDHYLVTVRTFGRTKHPTQIYESISYFVISLVLFSIWNKYKERLPEGILLGLFLISVFGMRFIWEFFKVSQVDFEDSMAFNMGQLLSIPLVIAGIILVGRALKSGLKPEKI, from the coding sequence ATGCTAGAATTAATCATGAACTATATCGTTTGGGATCCAAACCCATCTGTAATTCCTGGCTGGTCCAGACCTCCATGGTATAGTATTTTGTTTGCAGCAGGCTTTGTCATCTCGCAGCAGTTCATGGTTCATTTCTTCAAGAAGGAAGGACAAAACCCTGAGCTGGTCGATAAACTGACCATCTACATGGTATTGGCCACTATCATAGGTGCCAGACTTGGCCATGTGCTGTTCTATGAACCGGCCAAGTACCTCAGCAATCCTATAGAAATATTAAAAGTCTGGGAAGGTGGATTGGCCAGTCATGGTGCAGCCTTTGCGATCTTATTTGCACTTTGGCTTTACGCCAAAAGAACTCCAGGGCAGAGCTACTTATGGGTAGTGGACCGGATAGTGATCGTGACAGCCATGACCGGTGCACTGATTCGATTTGGAAATCTGATGAACTCCGAAATTGGAGGAAAGGATACCGGAACCGATTATGGAATCGTATATGCCTGGGATACTGAAGAGCTACTCTCTACCCTGAAAGTACCCGTAGAGTCCATTGACCCCTACAAGCCAGATGACCGAGCAAGCGAGCAGGTGGACAATGGAATAGTGCCAGTAAATATTGACCTGAAAATCAACAAGGGACAGTATGAGCTGGAAGATCTGCAAAACACACTTACTCGGGACATTAAATATGCATTGACCCAGTTTGCCAGCAGTCAAGAATACCTAGCTGAGCCAGTGGAATCTCCTCTTGATATGGCTATCAAAGACAAGGGGGACCACTATTTGGTCACGGTCAGAACTTTTGGGAGAACTAAGCACCCAACCCAAATCTATGAATCCATCTCCTATTTCGTGATTTCCCTGGTTCTATTCTCCATTTGGAACAAGTACAAGGAACGCCTTCCTGAAGGCATATTGCTAGGATTATTTCTGATTTCTGTCTTTGGGATGCGCTTTATCTGGGAATTCTTCAAAGTAAGCCAAGTGGATTTTGAAGATTCCATGGCCTTTAACATGGGGCAGTTACTCAGTATTCCATTAGTAATAGCCGGCATCATTCTGGTAGGAAGAGCGCTAAAAAGTGGCTTAAAGCCAGAAAAAATTTAA
- the yidD gene encoding membrane protein insertion efficiency factor YidD — MAKSILRKIAIFPVLVYQYTISPLFPSSCRFTPTCSQYTKEAILKHGVFRGGWMGIKRIARCHPWGGHGHDPVP; from the coding sequence ATGGCAAAATCCATACTTCGAAAGATAGCTATATTTCCAGTCTTGGTCTATCAATATACCATTTCCCCACTGTTTCCTTCAAGTTGCCGTTTTACACCTACTTGCAGCCAATATACTAAGGAAGCGATACTGAAGCATGGTGTATTTCGTGGGGGCTGGATGGGCATCAAAAGGATTGCCCGTTGCCATCCCTGGGGAGGGCACGGACATGATCCTGTCCCTTAA